Below is a genomic region from Rhodanobacter thiooxydans.
CCGGCGGCGCCAGATGCCGATTCGGAACCGAGCCTCGTTGCTCGCAACGGAGATGCGCTGGCACCGGCACTCGTTCGTCAGGCCGTCGCCCGCGCTCGTAGCAAAGGCGTCACGCTACCGGCGCAGTTCGACTCGGCCGAGCACCTGCGGGTGACTTACCGCGAGCTCTGCACCCGCAAGACCACCCCAGCCACCGAGGAGGCATGAGCATGTCAGCAGCCACTGCGCAGCAGGCATCCGTGACCACCCTCCCGGTGGCCGAGGATGTGGTGTACCTGTCGCACTCCTCCAGCACCATGATGGAGAAGTGCGCGGCAGCCTACGCCTATCGATACCGTGACCGCCTGCAATCGCAGGCGGAATCGGTCAACTTGGGCTTTGGCAAGGCCTTCGACGAAGCCGTATCCGCCTTTCTTGTGGGGGATGTGTACGGCCATGACGTCGATGCGGTGACGGTCTTCAACGAGACCTACACCGCCTGGGCCTCCCAGCGTGTCGTCGAGATGAGCACGGTCTGGAAAAGTCAGGAAGCCATCATCGAGACGGGGCAGTTGTTGATCGAACGCTTCGTCGCGTGGTGGAAGGAGTCGGGCTACAGCATCATGCTCGACCTGGCTGGCAAGCCGATCATTCAGCGCGAGCTGCGTGTGAGGCTTCCGAGGAACGTGATCTACACCGCGATCCTCGACCTGATGGTCATGACGCCGGAAGGGCACGTTGGGATCCTGGACGTGAAGACGCCCAGTACCAACTGCCCGGATGGCTTTGCGGAACTCTCCGGGCAGCTGACGGGCCAGCAACTGGTCGTCGAAGCGCACGCTGGAGAGCTCGGGATCGAACGCGTCGAGAAGCTAGGGTTCTTGAATGCGATCAAGCGTCCCGTGCCGACCACGAAGCGTGGCGAGGGCCCTGTCATTGCCCCCGTTCACCTGGTGACCGCTCGCACACCGGCGCATATCGAGGAGTACATCCAGTCACGCCTGTGGATCGCTGACGACATCCGTCGTAAGCGCTTCGCCAAGCGCAGCCTGGACGCGTACAACTCACCGTGCACCCTGTGCGAGTTCCGCCAGCACTGCATGACCGGAAGCCGGGAAGGCCTCATCGTCCGGCCGCCGCGTCAGCGCAGGCCGTAACCACCACCACCGGACGCCGGCCCTCACGGGCCGCCGCCTGGACCAACCTCGCCACTCTTTTGGAGTGGCCTTTTTCGAGCGCACCATGGCGGTGTGCTGGAAGCAGGTCATTCACGAGGCCCACCATGACCGTTCTCAATGTCTATGATCGCCACGCCGTTCTGCGCCCCCTGCAGGGCGCGGTCACGGCTGCCCTCGTTCGCTGCTTCGGTAACGACCCGCACCCGACGGATGCTGACAAGCAGGCGGCCACGAAAGCGCTGATGGACCTTCGCGATCATCAGCACTGGCTGGCGTGTGGTTGCGTCGGTCCTGAGGTCGATCCGCCGCCGCTGATGGCGCCGCGCCTGCGAGAGGGGCAAGTTCACGTGTGGCGCCATGGCGAGACGCCCCACGCCGCCGTATGCCCGTTC
It encodes:
- a CDS encoding PD-(D/E)XK nuclease family protein — encoded protein: MSAATAQQASVTTLPVAEDVVYLSHSSSTMMEKCAAAYAYRYRDRLQSQAESVNLGFGKAFDEAVSAFLVGDVYGHDVDAVTVFNETYTAWASQRVVEMSTVWKSQEAIIETGQLLIERFVAWWKESGYSIMLDLAGKPIIQRELRVRLPRNVIYTAILDLMVMTPEGHVGILDVKTPSTNCPDGFAELSGQLTGQQLVVEAHAGELGIERVEKLGFLNAIKRPVPTTKRGEGPVIAPVHLVTARTPAHIEEYIQSRLWIADDIRRKRFAKRSLDAYNSPCTLCEFRQHCMTGSREGLIVRPPRQRRP